A stretch of the Acyrthosiphon pisum isolate AL4f chromosome A2, pea_aphid_22Mar2018_4r6ur, whole genome shotgun sequence genome encodes the following:
- the LOC100166213 gene encoding succinate dehydrogenase [ubiquinone] cytochrome b small subunit, mitochondrial-like gives MLSLKLFRRLNKPLLAAPMMARFTGSAAAVKTGKNYASHWRTERIVSIALMGLFPASVLYSSQIVDTLLAGSISLHVYWGLEALVVDYLRVPVVGQLANKAGHAAITLLAIVTLAGFLQVIFVGDGLGNAIVTLWKL, from the exons ATGTTGAGCCTAAAACTTTTTCGTCGACTCAAT aagcCTTTACTGGCTGCTCCAATGATGGCACGTTTCACTGGAAGTGCTGCAGCTGTTAAGACTGGAAAAAATTATGCTAGCCATTGGAGAACAGAACGTATTGTTTCTATAGCACTTATGGGATTGTTTCCTGCCTCAGTATTATATTCATCACAAATAGTTGACACTTTATTAGCAGGAAGCATTAGTCTCCATGTTTACTg gggaCTTGAAGCATTGGTAGTTGACTATTTACGTGTGCCAGTTGTAGGACAGCTGGCTAACAAAGCTGGACATGCAGCTATTACTCTTCTTGCGATTGTCACCTTGGCTGGATTTTTGCAAGTTATTTTTGTCGGTGATGGACTTGGCAATGCCATTGTTACACTTtggaaattgtaa
- the LOC100160660 gene encoding dnaJ homolog subfamily B member 14 codes for MESNRDEASRCIELTRIYIKKKDLDNAWKFSVKANKLYPSSETKRLMRKLKSSMKRSKQRSMKRNQSDDSDSSYNGDNSNSSSSTDCDTKQPPKKAKMGYKSSTTYSYKMFKEINKDESFKCLEKAEEHLKSKQFDLAEKFIHKSIKLFPMPRADELLKQLQEMKDTNKPDYTEEQANVVKKVKNSQNYYTMLNIKTTATIPEIKKAYKKLALLLHPDKNSAPGSGEVFIVVTNAVETLCDYTKRKMYDQTLRKPSTSTSSHYSQSSYRHQSPHYHSGYSGRRYPFTFYQSSHGTCCESTDDDNEDEYCTDHEYFNSFYDSYDY; via the exons atGGAGAGCAACCGTGATGAGGCTTCCCGCTGCATTGAGTTGACtagaatatacataaaaaaaaaggatttggATAATGCTTGGAAATTTTCGGTTAAAGCTAACAAATTATACCCATCATCGGAAACAAAAC GTTTAAtgagaaaattaaaatcatcaatGAAACGTTCAAAACAACGGTCAATGAAACGAAATCAATCAG ATGATTCTGATTCGTCATATAATGGTGATAATTCAAATTCATCTTCAAGTACTGACTGTGATACTAAGCAACCACCAAAAAAGGCAAAAATGGGCTACAAATCAA gTACTActtattcatataaaatgtttaaagagATAAATAAAGATGAATCTTTTAAGTGTCTTGAAAAAGCAGAAGAACACTTAAAAAGCAAACAATTTGACCTAGCAGAAAagtttattcataaatcaatcAAGCTTTTTCCAATGCCCAGAGCTGATG aacTTTTAAAACAGCTTCAAGAAATGAAAGATACTAATAAACCTGATTATACAGAAGAACAGgcaaatgttgttaaaaa ggtgaaaaatagtcaaaattacTACACAATGTTAAACATTAAAACTACTGCAACTATTcctgaaataaaaaaagcataTAAGAAATTAGCTTTATTGTTACATCCGGATAAAAATTCTGCACCGGGTTCTGGAGAAGTTTTTAtag ttgTTACTAATGCTGTTGAAACATTATGTGATTATACAAAACGTAAAATGTACGACCAAACTTTAAGAAAACCTTCTACTTCTACATCTAGTCATTATTCACAAAGTTCCTACC gacaTCAATCTCCTCATTACCATTCAGGATATAGTGGACGTCGATACCCATTTACATTCTATCAAAGTTCACATGGTACATGTTGTGAGTCCACTGATGATGATAATGAGGATGAGTATTGTACTGACCATgagtattttaatagtttttatgactcatatgattattaa
- the LOC103309539 gene encoding tigger transposable element-derived protein 1-like translates to MVVYKSLKPLAFKSKDMNHLPVFWRANNKAWVTAQIFSDWFTNCFIPQVEMYLKLKNLPFKALLLIDNAPGHPTSLKFQHSDIEVMFMPPNTTSLLQPLDQGVIAAFKAYYVRRTFQRLLKNLEEDPELTVTQGWKNYDIAKCLVNIKESLDEVQPSTINACWQKLWPEVVLKSDKIDNLNTTVNQIVEIARNVKGFDEVNRDDIEEMMLNYDQELTLEDLEEITETPNEPKQSEHDEEEEEPVKPDFSSKSIKEIFH, encoded by the coding sequence ATGGTCGTTTATAAATCACTTAAACCACTAGCCTTCAAATCTAAAGACATGAATCACTTGCCAGTGTTTTGGAGAGCAAATAATAAAGCTTGGGTCACTGCACAAATTTTTAGTGATTGGTTTACAAACTGTTTTATTCCTCAAGTAGAGAtgtacctaaaattaaaaaatctccCTTTTAAAGCTTTATTGCTGATTGACAATGCCCCTGGCCATCCCACCTcattaaaatttcaacattCTGACATTGAAGTCATGTTTATGCCTCCAAACACTACCTCACTTCTTCAACCATTAGACCAAGGAGTGATTGCAGCGTTTAAGGCCTATTACGTACGAAGAACTTTTCAACGTCTATTAAAAAACTTAGAAGAAGATCCAGAACTTACAGTTACACAAGGATGGAAAAATTATGACATCGCTAAATGTCTCGTCAATATCAAAGAATCACTGGATGAAGTTCAGCCCTCGACTATAAATGCTTGTTGGCAAAAATTATGGCCAGAAGTTGTGTTAAAAAGCGATAAAATTGACAATCTGAACACCACGGTGAATCAAATCGTAGAAATTGCTCGGAACGTAAAAGGTTTTGATGAGGTAAATAGAGACGACATAGAAGAAATGATGTTGAACTATGATCAGGAACTTACATTGGAGGATCTAGAAGAAATTACCGAAACCCCGAACGAACCAAAACAATCCGAACATGATGAAGAGGAAGAAGAACCTGTGAAGCCGGATTTCTCCTCTAAATCAATCAAAGAGATTTTTCATTAG
- the LOC100166213 gene encoding succinate dehydrogenase [ubiquinone] cytochrome b small subunit, mitochondrial-like isoform X1: protein MQKNQMSCLHFTLTKPLLAAPMMARFTGSAAAVKTGKNYASHWRTERIVSIALMGLFPASVLYSSQIVDTLLAGSISLHVYWGLEALVVDYLRVPVVGQLANKAGHAAITLLAIVTLAGFLQVIFVGDGLGNAIVTLWKL, encoded by the exons atgcaaaaaaaCCAAATGTCTTGTTTACACTTCACACTTACA aagcCTTTACTGGCTGCTCCAATGATGGCACGTTTCACTGGAAGTGCTGCAGCTGTTAAGACTGGAAAAAATTATGCTAGCCATTGGAGAACAGAACGTATTGTTTCTATAGCACTTATGGGATTGTTTCCTGCCTCAGTATTATATTCATCACAAATAGTTGACACTTTATTAGCAGGAAGCATTAGTCTCCATGTTTACTg gggaCTTGAAGCATTGGTAGTTGACTATTTACGTGTGCCAGTTGTAGGACAGCTGGCTAACAAAGCTGGACATGCAGCTATTACTCTTCTTGCGATTGTCACCTTGGCTGGATTTTTGCAAGTTATTTTTGTCGGTGATGGACTTGGCAATGCCATTGTTACACTTtggaaattgtaa
- the LOC100168259 gene encoding protein TFG, with product MDSDKSTFQPIDLVGKVIIKVQLGDDIRKVLIHNESITYDELLLMMQRIFNGKLTANDDLTIKYKDEDGDLVTVFDSQDLSFALQTSRVLKLQVFMNNLSYQERLKSKLNPDELKKQLREIRDAVTWLLDTIEVTSEGNNNNMSNPIQQEPVNVASAEIPTDNGVTKEFDPLRNSKEERSKTPQTSHQVKSEVSQDSLAISQPQRQTPPVQQPQIPQTMYNGQSQGNMNQHNPYSGGQIPPPQGPQTKWVNPYQQPGMRASYPTAQYSYLYSTQIPASGYSQITAQMKPPTGNQPVHSLYYPTNTTPNPQYSASQYPGQ from the exons ATGGATTCAGACAAGTCGACGTTTCAACCCATAGATTTAGTGGGCaaagttataattaaa GTTCAATTAGGCGATGACATAAGAAAAGTGTTAATTCATAATGAATCTATAACatatgatgaattattattaatgatgcaACGAATATTTAATGGAAAATTAACAGCTAATGATGATCTCACCATCAAATACAAAGACGAAG ATGGAGATTTGGTTACTGTGTTTGATAGTCAAGACTTATCATTTGCTTTACAAACAAGTAGGGTCTTAAAACTGCAAGTATTTATGAATAACTTAAGCTATCAAGAACGACTGAAGTCAAAACTAAATCCTGACgaactaaaaaaacaattgcGAGAAATAAGAGATGCTGTGACATGGTTATTAGATACAATTGAAGTTACTAGTGaaggaaacaataataatatgtcaaatcctatac aacaAGAACCAGTGAATGTTGCATCAGCAGAAATACCAACAGATAATGGAGTTACTAAAGAATTTGATCCATTACGTAATTCTAAAGAAGAACGTTCAAAAACTCCTCAAACTTCACATCAGGttaaat CTGAAGTATCACAGGATAGTTTAGCTATATCTCAACCTCAAAGACAAACTCCGCCAGTTCAGCAGCCTCAAATTCCTCAAACTATGTATAATGGACAATCTCAAGGCAATATGAATCAACACAATCCTTATTCTGGAGGACAAATCCCTCCACCACaag gGCCTCAGACTAAATGGGTGAATCCTTATCAGCAACCTGGAATGCGTGCATCCTATCCAACTGCTCAATACTCTTATCTATATTCTACACAAATACCAGCATCTGGTTATTCCCAGATTACAGCTCAAATGAAACCACCTACTGGAAATCAGCCTGTTCATTCGTTGTATTATCCGACTAATACAACCCCCAATCCACAATATTCTGCTTCTCAGTATCCAGGACAATAA